TTTAAATCTGTATCCACTTACTTTTGCCGAGTTTTTACAAGCAACAGATAAATCCATGTCCGATTATCTCAATGACATAGATAAAGTGGCGCCAATACCGGAAGTATTCTTTAATAGAATCCAGGAACATTTCAATACCTATATGATTTGCGGTGGAATGCCTTCTGCCGCTTATGAAATGGTAGAAACACATGACGTATCAAGAGTAGACACTGCGCTTCAGGAAGTGTTGAACGACTATCGGCTAGACTTCTCCAAACATGCAGATTCCAGACTTATTCCTCGTATTAGTCATGTATGGGATTCTATCCCATCTCAGTTATCCAAAGAAAATCATAAATTTATCTATCAATTAGTTCGCCCGGGCGCACGTGCCAGAGAATATGAAGATGCCATTCTTTGGTTACAACAAGCCGGATTAATACATCTGACTACATTAAACAAAGAGCCCAAACTACCTTTGAGCGCTTATGACGATTTAAGTATTTTCAAAATATACCTTTCGGATATAGGATTGCTACGTCGTTTAGCTAAACTATCTGCCGGTTCGTTACTATCTCCAACATCTGGTTTTACAGAATTTAAAGGAGCATTAGCAGAAAATTATATATTGCAAAGTCTGAAGACACAATTTGAAGTTCCACTACGCTACTGGACTTCTGCTCGCTCAGCTGAAGTGGATTTTATTTTGCAGGACAAAGATTACATACTGCCCATAGAAGTAAAATCGGGTACCAATGTATATGGAAAAAGCTTACAAATTTATAATACTAATTTTCAGCCTAAATATAGAATCCGGTACTCTGGGTTAAATCTTTCAAAAGACGATAATCTTTTGAATATTCCTTTATTTATGAGTGATTACACTACCAAAATCTTTAAATTGCTTGAATGTATTTAGTAGAGATAGCTTAAAACGCGGAAAGTTAATTAGCATATTCCCTCAAAGAGGAGAGCATGAGTAGAGCAATTGGAAATGGAGTTATCCTCTTCGAATTAAGCTTTCAGCCGGAAAGCACAAAATGTCCCTAACCTATATGCCATATAAAGAGAATATGAATCTGGTTATCAATCAAGCTATGCTTGATGAACTTCGTGTTACTAAGCTTAAATAAGTTGAATATAATGGAGAGAGATTTTGTTGTTGTTTGGATAGCTTCACATCTTATAGATAATCTGTTGAAAATTGACCAATTGCTTTCTTAAAAAGATCAGGACCAGGTTTATCTTTTATTGTACTATCATCATAAATATTATGTCCTAATTCAAAATAATCAAGCAGATTTAATTGATCTATAAAAGAAATCTACATTCGTTTTACTTGAAGCTGTTGCTATACCCACTGGTACTCTTTATGCTTGTAAATATTCTAAAAGCGAATTGCTCCAGAATCAAGTTCCATTTTGTGTTTAAGACATTCATTTCGAAAAAGAATATCTTTTTCGAAATGAATTGATTGACTTCCGCATCTTTTAACTTACGATTTAATAAACAATATTATCTTTTAATTTGATTAAAAAAGATATAATTCTACTTAAATGAAAATATTTTTATAAATATCTATTATTTTTATCCTTACTATAAATTAAGTGTTATATTTGACAACGAAAAAGATAACCAGATTTTAAACACAATACCATGAAAATAAGTAGCATTTTTAATCTAAATAAATCTCAAGCAGAACTTGATTTTGTTGATATTGATCCAACTGAAGACACACCTCTATTTTTAGATCCTTTTTTCTTAAGTAAAAAACAAGATGATTGGTCTATCAATGCAACTTTGACTTTAAGAAATTTTTTTCAAAGATTAATTAATCTAATACGAGAAGGATCTGAAAGTGAAGCTAAAGAACTATTTGATTATCTCCATGAACCAAATTCGACTTGTTTGGGTCTGTCTACAGATAATCCCCAAGGAAAAGGTATAGGAAATCAAGACACAGATAAAATATATGATAGCCTATTGAGAAGTAGAGCTATTCAAACTGGATTAATACAAGACATTGAAGATAACATTCTATTTGTTGAGAATTTCGGGAAAGATAAATTATCTGATATGACTACAAACATTATAACAAAATATTTATTATTATACACACAAAACCAGTGTAGACTTCATAATATAGTTCTAACTCCAAATATCCCTTCTCCATTTTTCTGGAATGCTCACGATAATGAATGGCAAACAGAATATACAGATATGCTGATTATAAATCAGCAGAAAATACTTCTGGTCCCTAAAGGGGTAGTATCTTATTCAAAAGCATATACTCCTGACAAATATTATAATCAATTTGTACTTGAGTTTCTTCAAAATGAACACTTAAGATTACAAACAACTCTTGTCCAAAGACGAAATAATGGCACACAATTTGTTACAAAAAAAAGCTTAAAAGCAGAAGTGCCACTTTCTAAAGAATTTTTAAGACAATTTACTCAAGAACATCCAGAAGTATTAGAAACCTTTAAGAATAGCACCGATGTCGAATCTCTTACTAATCTGGAAATTGATAATTTTAATATTCAACAAATTGTACAACGTTTAATAACTAGCTTACAGCAAATCCCTAGTGGTGCAGAACATGCTAGTGATTTTCATAATATTATAATAGGAATACTAGAAATACTATTTTACCCTCATTTAATAAACCCTAAAAAGGAACGGGAAATCCATGAAGGCCGGAAAAGAATAGATATAACATTTGATAATGCTGCAAAAAAAGGAATATTTTATAGACTACCCGAAACTCACCATATTCCTTGTCCATATCTATATGTTGAATGTAAAAATTATAGTAGAGACATTACAAATCCAGAATTAGATCAAATCGCGGGACGCTTCTCTTTTCAAAGAGGTAAGGTT
This genomic interval from uncultured Bacteroides sp. contains the following:
- a CDS encoding ATP-binding protein, translating into MEFSRDLMKDLVKWKEDIRRKPLILHGARQVGKTWLLKHFGQQFFEDVAYFNFDEQPDLIDLFNIDKDPNRIIKQLSYLYGRSINPQTTLVIFDEIQECKPALNSLKYFCEQTPEYAIVCAGSLLGVSMARGGSFPVGKVNHLNLYPLTFAEFLQATDKSMSDYLNDIDKVAPIPEVFFNRIQEHFNTYMICGGMPSAAYEMVETHDVSRVDTALQEVLNDYRLDFSKHADSRLIPRISHVWDSIPSQLSKENHKFIYQLVRPGARAREYEDAILWLQQAGLIHLTTLNKEPKLPLSAYDDLSIFKIYLSDIGLLRRLAKLSAGSLLSPTSGFTEFKGALAENYILQSLKTQFEVPLRYWTSARSAEVDFILQDKDYILPIEVKSGTNVYGKSLQIYNTNFQPKYRIRYSGLNLSKDDNLLNIPLFMSDYTTKIFKLLECI